One part of the Drosophila teissieri strain GT53w chromosome 3R, Prin_Dtei_1.1, whole genome shotgun sequence genome encodes these proteins:
- the LOC122619132 gene encoding uncharacterized protein LOC122619132, producing the protein MDVNWIDDDEDLVAALAMHEEQENEEADAADGHPRPELSDESCVGFDMATGHNWIYPNNLPPRSYQQTIVQSALFKNTLVVLPTGLGKTFIAAVLMYNFYRWYPTGKIVFMAPTRPLVSQQIHASQKIMPFPSADTVQLTGQLPRPKRAELWGSKRVFFATPQVVHSDMLETDGGSTFPFESIKLIVVDEAHRAKGRYAYTQVADCLMARNRNFRMLALSATPGRTMEDVAAVCQNLYISNLQVRWDTSIDVQPYIHRRTIRTIVVSLKERIKEPRERLLQIIEPYLRQLLESEIFKGNKGNVSKNSLLFEQKSFIERSAQGQRHPDHNIIMGNFAMCISMYHSLELMERHGLRVFVNNFDAAEDGREKFVLAKDSDLRNLVEQVRQELGANPLDYSTHAMTNGEVPPLPSDLDFGHAKYEKLRQVLVQHFQANADSRAIVFCEYRESVMLIHRLLLQHRPVLRPRCFVGQGSTVGASYALTQKQQLQIMADFRSGTSNVLVATSIGEEGIDVGEVEMIVCFDICSSNPTRFVQRIGRTGRKKNGEVVMLVTEGREQQVLKDVLANKDQINKKLLNSSVVKLSLYEQNPRMVPSQFQPKCEEKHMEPAVEEKPKLKSLAKIKELRKQKQPMAKTGSLQKYFKASAPTESQHGILQGIKPYQMSEASQQMVMQQVLRRSVNLKNFFGESQGSSTLTRSQEDVQRLRKLTRLLQSNKPLVSDSKDLISHLQDDHLPRQIKLYLLKSNPEFLRETHSKMQVQSELNIADDRLNSRQRRTRNNYQLLLDICDGMDKMTELLQADDNGAEISFRDEKNPIYNRSPKKFETICDKIFEGLNEHGLNSDNFELKQDLLEKLELRSLETTVNEQLGGIEASWSEEKWEQQEEDVKCESMYLSQQLNLSAADLVPHSSTPLRVNPLRRFKFETLQGKFEEEYHNEMEASELGDNLGRLNSLMSASESILQIEATERSTPIPIPESTIETSRYPAVEESQRSTPIPISESSGESNHCPVDEKSEIYPMSMDDTKVEVKSSSNLKIQVESNADDLDIDLDAFLEPMDEELELTSQTKGKAQENVRDNQTEKVEKNCLQKETTYNDAVDLTAEDLKEFLEPMAEEVELIIQQTNDDFTDFLEPMAEELELMSQQKKNIQLLGTETNKYSCRVIAPEDYSRTVSPDIFGSESMSPLKPQGRSLAAKLAAKTAAKTLPGPPPSAVGLNSPENRKRTNSLIQDKSPSIFDLYLSRMRGRGRLAKAAENLHRITSTNTTIPLAKDEEDSPIARRPIKRKIVISSDEEEEQKPQVQETQGNCDSDEYEQIPNTQMPDTPTTPTRPRHKRSKFNSFILDEADKSGSDHEEEGETTIGTYLKDSMIVSSDDEDHNDTNTHAIYLRAMKSPIQRPGAFKMPPPRVFRDESHIFSQPVEDDSSQYMQCSFIVDDESSTIERGRDVSECPLEKAERILKERRKQRRLGKVPPAPTNKRRRLQTMSTSSDEDDVVLVD; encoded by the exons ATGGATGTGAATTGGatcgacgacgacgaagacCTAGTGGCGGCCTTGGCGATGCACGAAGAGCAGGAGAACGAG GAAGCCGATGCAGCGGACGGGCACCCACGACCGGAACTCTCCGACGAATCCTGTGTAGGCTTCGATATGGCCACTGGTCACAACTGGATATATCCAAACAACCTGCCCCCGCGATCCTATCAACAAACCATCGTGCAGTCGGCGCTGTTCAAAAACACCCTGGTGGTGCTTCCCACGGGATTGGGAAAAACATTCATTGCGGCAGTGCTGATGTACAACTTCTACAGGTGGTATCCAACGGGAAAGATCGTGTTCATGGCACCCACAAGGCCGCTGGTCTCGCAGCAGATCCACGCATCCCAGAAGATTATGCCCTTCCCATCTGCGGATACGGTGCAACTGACAG GCCAACTTCCTCGACCCAAACGAGCTGAGCTGTGGGGCTCCAAACGGGTCTTCTTTGCCACGCCACAGGTGGTGCACTCAGACATGCTGGAAACTGATGGCGGATCCACCTTTCCCTTTGAGTCCATTAAGTTGATAGTGGTGGATGAGGCGCACCGGGCCAAAGGTCGCTATGCCTACACCCAAGTGGCCGACTGCCTGATGGCGCGTAACAGGAACTTCCGGATGCTGGCTCTGTCCGCTACACCGGGAAGAACTATGGAGGATGTGGCCGCTGTGTGCCAAAACCTATACATTTCCAATCTGCAAGTGCGCTGGGACACCTCGATCGACGTGCAGCCCTACATACACAGGCGGACTATTCGAACCATAGTGGTCTCCTTGAAGGAGCGAATCAAGGAGCCGAGAGAACGATTGCTGCAGATCATCGAACCATACCTACGTCAGCTTTTGGAATCGGAAATTTTTAAGGGCAACAAGGGAAACGTGAGCAAAAACAGTTTACTCTTTGAGCAGAAAAGCTTCATCGAACGATCGGCGCAAGGCCAGCGGCATCCGGATCACAACATAATAATGGGCAACTTTGCCATGTGCATCAGCATGTACCACTCGCTGGAACTAATGGAGCGGCACGGTCTTCGCGTTTTCGTCAACAATTTTGATGCCGCCGAGGACGGACGAGAGAAATTTGTACTGGCCAAAGATAGTGATCTAAGGAATTTGGTAGAGCAGGTCCGCCAAGAACTCGGCGCCAACCCCCTAGATTACAGCACTCATGCCATGACGAATGGTGAAGTGCCGCCTTTGCCTTCTGATTTAGACTTTGGACATGCAAAATACGAAAAGTTGCGACAGGTGTTGGTCCAACACTTTCAG GCAAACGCCGATTCCCGCGCCATTGTTTTCTGCGAGTACCGTGAGTCCGTAATGCTGATTCACCGTCTACTCCTTCAACACAGGCCGGTGCTCCGACCTCGCTGCTTTGTTGGCCAGGGCAGCACAGTTGGAGCAAGCTATGCTCTCACCCAGAAACAGCAGCTGCAAATAATGGCCGACTTTCGATCCGGCACTAGCAACGTTCTGGTGGCCACGTCGATCGGAGAGGAGGGTATAGATGTAGGCGAAGTGGAGATGATTGTGTGCTTCGACATTTGCAGCTCTAATCCTACTAGATTCGTTCAGCGGATTGGGCGGACTGGAAGGAAGAAGAATGGAGAGGTGGTTATGCTAGTGACCGAGGGACGCGAACAGCAGGTGCTTAAGGATGTTCTGGCCAACAAGGATCAGATTAACAAGAAGCTATTAAATTCATCCGTTGTTAAATTGTCGCTTTATGAACAAAATCCTCGAATGGTGCCATCACAGTTTCAACcgaagtgcgaagagaaacaCATGGAGCCAGCTGTTGAGGAGAAACCCAAGCTAAAGTCATTAGCCAAGATCAAAGAACTCAGGAAGCAGAAGCAACCAATGGCAAAGACTGGTAGCCTACAGAAATACTTTAAAGCAAGCGCACCAACTGAGAGTCAGCACGGAATATTGCAGGGAATAAAGCCGTACCAAATGAGCGAAGCGTCCCAGCAAATGGTTATGCAGCAAGTCCTAAGGCGCAGCGTAAATCTGAAGAATTTCTTTGGGGAATCTCAAGGCAGCTCAACATTAACCAGAAGTCAGGAAGATGTGCAACGCCTCCGAAAACTCACTCGCCTTCTGCAGTCAAACAAACCATTGGTATCGGACTCCAAGGATCTTATAAGCCATCTGCAGGACGATCACTTACCCAGGCAAATAAAGCTCTACTTACTGAAAAGTAATCCCGAATTTCTGAGGGAAACACATTCAAAGATGCAAGTCCAGAGCGAGTTGAATATAGCTGATGATCGCCTGAATAGTCGACAGCGACGTACTAGAAATAATTATCAACTGCTGCTGGACATTTGCGATGGAATGGACAAAATGACGGAGCTTCTCCAAGCGGATGATAACGGAGCAGAGATTAGCTTCAGGGATGAAAAGAATCCTATTTATAATCGGAGTCCGAAGAAGTTCGAAACGATTTGTGATAAGATTTTCGAGGGCCTGAATGAGCATGGCCTGAACTCGGACAATTTTGAACTGAAGCAAGATCTTTTGGAAAAACTTGAACTTCGAAGTCTGGAAACCACAGTAAATGAGCAACTCGGTGGCATTGAAGCGTCCTGGTCAGAAGAGAAGTGGGAGCAACAGGAGGAAGACGTGAAATGCGAGTCCATGTACCTAAGCCAGCAATTGAACTTATCAGCCGCGGATCTTGTCCCACATAGCTCAACGCCGCTGAGGGTGAACCCCTTGAGAAGATTTAAGTTTGAGACCCTGCAGGGCAAATTTGAAGAGGAGTATCATAACGAAATGGAAGCCAGCGAATTAGGGGACAACTTGGGTCGCTTAAATTCCTTGATGAGCGCTAGTGAATCGATTTTGCAGATTGAAGCGACTGAAAGGTCGACACCCATTCCTATCCCAGAGTCTACAATTGAGACAAGTCGCTATCCTGCCGTAGAAGAAAGTCAAAGATCaactcccattcccatttcagaATCTTCAGGTGAATCAAATCACTGTCCTGTTGATGAAAAAAGTGAGATATATCCAATGAGCATGGACGACACGAAAGTAGAAGTTAAGTCCTCTTCAAACCTGAAAATACAGGTGGAATCCAATGCTGATGATTTGGATATCGACTTGGATGCTTTTCTAGAGCCAATGGACGAGGAACTCGAATTAACCTCTCAGACAAAGGGAAAGGCACAAGAAAACGTCCGAGATAACCAAACGGAGAAAGTGGAGAAAAACTGCCTGCAGAAAGAAACAACGTACAATGATGCAGTTGATCTAACGGCCGAAGACTTGAAAGAATTTTTAGAGCCGATGGCAGAGGAAGTAGAATTGATAattcaacaaacaaatgaTGACTTTACGGACTTTCTAGAGCCAATGGCAGAAGAGTTAGAGCTAATGAGccagcaaaagaaaaatatacagCTTTTAGGTACAGAAACGAATAAATACTCATGTCGCGTGATCGCACCTGAGGACTACTCGCGAACCGTTTCGCCAGATATCTTTGGGTCTGAATCCATGTCGCCTTTGAAGCCACAAGGAAGAAGTCTGGCCGCCAAATTGGCAGCCAAGACTGCAGCAAAGACTTTGCCTGGCCCACCGCCGAGTGCAGTAGGTCTTAATTCGCCGGAGAACCGGAAACGCACGAATTCCTTGATCCAGGATAAGTCCCCAAGCATCTTTGATCTATATTTAAGTCGAATGCGGGGACGTGGTCGTCTGGCTAAAGCTGCGGAGAATCTGCACCGTATAACTTCAACAAATACCACAATCCCACTGGCTAAAGACGAAGAGGATTCTCCTATTGCGCGGCGTCCAATCAAACGCAAGATTGTTATAAGTTCCGATGAGGAAGAGGAACAAAAGCCACAGGTTCAGGAAACCCAAGGAAATTGCGATTCCGATGAATACGAGCAAATTCCCAACACGCAAATG CCTGATACGCCTACAACTCCAACGAGACCTCGACACAAACGTAGTAAATTCAATTCCTTTATTTTGGATGAGGCCGATAAAAGCGGATCAGACCATGAGGAAGAAGGAGAAACTACCATTGGCACATATCTGAAGGACTCTATGATCGTTTCAAGCGATGATGAGGACCATAACGACACAAACACTCATGCTATTTACCTCCGTGCAATGAA GAGCCCCATTCAAAGGCCAGGTGCCTTCAAGATGCCCCCTCCACGAGTTTTTCGCGACGAGTCCCATATATTTTCTCAGCCAGTGGAAGACGATTCCTCGCAGTACATGCAATGCTCATTTATCGTCGATGATGAAAGCTCCACGATTGAACGAGGGCGTGATGTCTCTGAATGCCCTCTAGAGAAAGCCGAACGCATTCTAAAGGAGCGACGAAAGCAGCGTCGACTAGGTAAAGTGCCTCCGGCTCCGACTAATAAACGACGACGTTTGCAAACCATGAGCACTTCAAGCGATGAAGATGATGTGGTTTTAGTTGATTAA